CATCGCCATAAAACCTTCCCTTTGGGCTGAGACCATCCTTTCCTGCATACTGCTATTCTGCATGCTTGAGATCGCCAGAAGGCTTAAAACCAATAGAATAAGCAAACTGGTGAGCAACGCGGCCCCTTTCTGAAATATTGCCAAGTGAAATTGTTGTCCCATCATTGTTGCTCAACCCTCAAAATCCGGTTGCGGATGGTTGCTGTGGTTGTAAACACGCGATAAAGATGTCTTGAGTCCGCTGCGACTTCCGTTGAGACGTCATAGTTCGGGCCTCCTGAGCAGTCCGTCCATGAGGGATAACACAGTTTCGGTGGTGCATCGACGATGTTGTTTTCCGGCGAGCGGGCAAGCAGCGACAACTGTACAGCAACCACATCACCTGCGGCTGCCGCGGATAAAGCGGTAGGCCCATCGATTTCAATCCATTGGGTTATCTCACCATTGGACAAACCAGAGTCTATGCCAACTCGCATCTGAAGATCCCAGATACCGTCCATGATTTCCTGGGCTGCTGCTGCCCCGTTCTTACGGAACAAGGCGCGACGGCCATTGGCATCTGCACTTAGAAAAAACTGGTAGTAGTAAGGGTTGTAAATCTGAGCGGATTCGTCGTATTGCTTCGACAGGCAATTTGACGCGTTGCCAGGGCAGTTGTTGTCGACAGTCACATCGACGCCATCCCGTGGCTTGCCGTTACCCGGCACGACTGAGCTGCCTGTATTGTGATTTATACCCTCATTCGCACCAGTCTGAGTACCGGTTACCTGAAAGATGTCCCCCGCAATGCAATCGCTGATTAGAAGAATATCTGATTCGGAGATGCCACTAACTGTGTTGACCTTAAGGTTTGCCGAAGAATTGGGCATCACCTCAGTTATCTGGACGTCTCCAGAGCCTCCGACACCTCGCAATATCAGAGCGTCTGTACCAGACAGACCCAGTGTTGAGCCGTCACTCTGATAAGCCATAAAACCATCGGAAAAGCTGAATAAATCTGTAGAGGCCTGATAGGCGGGATGAGTATTGTCGAGCTTGTTGGCAACATTCTCTCTGGGGATGCATCCCCAATAATCAGCATTACGCACCGCGCGGCTGATAAACTCTGTGGTCATGCGTCCGGTCTCCTGGACGCGGTTGCTTGCATCACCGACAATAAATGAGCGCTGATTGCCGCTAAAAATCTGTACCAGCCCAGCAGTCAGTATCAGACCCAGAGTCAGAGCCACCATCAACTCGACTATAGACAAGCCTTTTTGTTTGGTAACCGTTGTCATTATCTAAGCCTCACATACAAGGTATAACTTTGTGCCAGCGCATCATTACCTAAACCCCTTTCTGTCCAATTCACAGTTATTTCCGCAAAGGTGAGGTTGGCATTGTTCGTAACATCCACTGCGCTGGAGGCCGTCGGCACATCTTCAAGCAAGCGAGACTGCCAGGCACTCAACTTGGTATCGCATCCGCTACAGGTTGAAGACAGCGTTTTCTCAAAGGCGGTTACGTCATCAAACTCCGAACGCATACGTTCCGATAAGTCGTAGGCATGCATTGTCACCAAGGAGCGAACAGCTGAGTTGCTGGTCTGCTTTAACGATAATGCCTGGATCCCAGCCACACCTAGCAAGCCGATGGCCAGGATGATCATTGCAACCAGAACCTCAATCATCGTAAAACCTCTTTCACGATGAAATCGCTGGCAAGCTGAGCTGGTTAACCGCATGTGAGGTCCTCCGAGCGAATACGTCCGCCAAGGGTTACCGTAATCGAGCTACCGGACTCACCGTTACGATCATCACAAATCTGCATCGTCACGGCCCCTGAGCCATTGGGTAAGAGCCCTCCCCCCGTAAACATGAAATTGGATGACGAACTTATGGTGACCGCTCCGCCCGCTGCAGACGTTCTGCGCAGCTCTTCCGCGTCCTGCATCGAGCCATTGCCATTACGATCTATCCATACACTTATACCGTTAGCCCAGTTCGCGCCATCCGTCGCACTCACGATGACCCTGCGCCCTTCCTTTACAGCTTGGCTCCGCGCGTAATTCAATACGCCAACGACGTCGTTCGACGCACTAGCCAGGCGACTATTGGCGATAAGGTTAGCAAACGATGGGACAGCAAAAGCGGCAATCACACCTACGAGGGCAACGGTGATCATGAGCTCAATAAGGGTAAAACCCGAAGTTTTTTTTCTTGTAACCATAAGGACCTTCCAATTTACTCTGTATGCAAGCTAAAGCATCGGAAGGATCGACTCTAGTAGGAACCGACAAGTGGTAGGTCCAGGGAGATAAGCGGAGGCGAAATGGGGATTTCGTGAATTCGGTCACAACTCACGTAAAGGCATTTGATCAGACGTCACAATTACCAACATTCAAACGCATCAACCAAATTTCCAGAAACTCAGGATACTTCCACGACATCAATCCGCAACTCCCGGGGCATGGAGAACACAATATTCTCCTCACGGCCAGACACTTCCTCCGGCATATCACCGCCGAGGTCCCTCAGCCTGGCAATCACATCATTCACCAGCACTTCCGGCGCTGAGGCACCAGCGGTCACACCGACAGAGGTTTTACCCGCCAGCCATTGCGGGTCAATCTGCGAGGCTTCGTCGATAAGATACGCAGGGGTACCCATGCGCTCGGCCAGTTCCCGCAGACGGTTGGAGTTGGAACTGTTCGGGGAGCCTACTACCAGCATCAGGTCGCAGTCGCCGGCGAGCTGTTTCACCGCGTCCTGGCGGTTCTGGGTGGCGTAGCAGATGTCGTCCTTGCGAGGACCCTGGATTTCAGGGAATTTCTCTCTGAGGGCATCAATAACCCGGGCAGTGTCATCCATGGAGAGTGTGGTCTGGGTGACATACGACAGCTTCGATGGATCCTTTACTACCAGTCCGGCAACGTCTTTCTCGTCTTCCACGAGGTAAATCTCGCCGCCATTGCTGTGATCGTACTGCCCCATGGTGCCTTCCACCTCGGGGTGTCCATGGTGTCCGATCAAAATGCATTCACGCCCGTCACGGCTGTACTTCATCACCTCAAGGTGCACCTTGGTGACCAGCGGGCAGGTGGCATCGAATACCTTCAGGCCTCGGCGTGCTGCTTCCTTCTGCACCGCCTGGGACACGCCGTGAGCACTGAATATCACCAGCTTGTCGTCCGGCACCTCTTCCAGCTCATCCACAAAAATAGCGCCACGATTGCGCAGGTTATCCACCACAAACTTGTTATGCACAACCTCATGGCGCACATAGATAGGCGCACCGAAAACATCGAGGGCACGGTTCACGATCTCAATGGCACGGTCTACACCGGCACAGAAACCACGAGGATTAGCGAGTCGGATTTGCATAGGAATAATGGCCCTGCGATATCAAAAAAGTCTGCGGAAGTCGGTGGGCAGGCCACTTCGGGATCGTCAAAAACATGGATGTTTTTGTCGAGCGTACATGGACGTATTCACCGCGTATCCCGAAGTGGCCTGCCCACCGACTGACATGCACCTTAATAAGAGGCTGCGATGTCAGTGAGCGGCCCCAACAGGCTCCACATCAATTATTTCCACTTCAAACGTCAGTGTACGCCCCGCCAGAGGGTGATTAAAGTCCACCTCAACCTGATCTCCCTCCACGCGACTTACCACACCCGGAAGCTCGCTCTGGCGCGCATCCGCGAACGAAATCATAACGCCTTTCTCCAGCACCATATCGGCACTGAACTCGCTGCGCTTGAAGGTCTGCACGTTGTTGGGGTTATGCTGCCCAAAGGCCTTCTCTGGCGGCACTTCGTAGCTATTCCGCTCTCCCGCCATCATGCCCATCAGATAGGCCTCGAAATTCTCCGGCAGGTTGTCGTCACCGATTTCCAGGGTCGCCGGCTCTTTCTCGAAGGTAGAGTCGATGATTTCACCATCACTGAATTTCAGCGCAAAATGAAGAGTGACTCGGGTGCCCTGGTCTATGGGAAGTTCTTTCATTGGCAGCTATCGCTCCTGTCTTCCTTCACTCCGGATCGCCATCGGACTCCCGGGGCTTTCGGAATATGTCGAGAATCATCATGCCGGCACCAATGGTGATGGCGGTGTCGGCAATATTAAAGGCGGGGAAATGGTAGTCGTTCCAGTAAAAATGCAGGAAATCCACCACATAACCATGAACAACCCGGTCATACACGTTGCCCAGGGCACCGCCAAGGATTAACACGATGGCAATGGCAGACCAGGTTTCATGGCGGCGCAGCGACTTGAGCCAGACCACCAGTACCACGCTGACCACCAGTGCCAGGGTGACAAAGAACCAGCGTTGCCAGCCAGCGGCGCCGGCCAGGAAGCTGAACGCCGCGCCGGTATTGTGCAACAGCGTCAGGTTGAACATCGGCATAACCGGCACCGGGTTGCCATAGGTCAGCATCGCGGTTGCCATGGCCTTGGTGCCAAGGTCCAGCACGATGACCAACACGGCCAACCAGAGCCAGCGCAGCTTGGACCCGGTTATTTCCGTGTCGCTCATTACGCTTTCCACAGTCTGGCTTCCATCAGGCAAAGGACCGGGACTCGCCCTGCCCTTCCACGTTCGTGACGCAACGACCACAAAGATCGCTGTACTGCTCGCTCTGGCCAACATCCGCTCGATGGTGCCAGCAACGTTCGCACTTGGCATGGCTGGCAGGGGCAACTTTCACCAACAGCCCTTCATGGGAAGTCTGTTCGGCATCACCAGCCTCGGACACCGGCTTCACCGAAGCCTCAGAGGTGATGAGCACAAAGCGAAGCTCCTCACCCAGATAGTTCAGGTCCTGTGCCAGATCGCCTTCGCAGTAAAGCGTCACTTCCGCGCTCAGGGAACCCTTGATTTCACCACGCCCACGGGACTCTTCGAGGCATTTGTTCACAGCTTCTTTGACGCTGTAGATCCGGCTCCAGTAATCGCGGCCAAGCTCTACGTTATCGGGCAGCGCTGTCAGGCCTACATACCAGGTTTCATAGAACACGGTATCGCCACGCTTGCCAGGCAGGTGCTGCCAGATTTCATCAGCAGTGAAACTCAGGATAGGTGCTATCCAACGCACCAGGGCTTCCGCCACATGATACAGGGCCGTCTGGCAGGAGCGGCGCTCGCGGCTATCGGCCTGGGTGGTGTACTGGCGGTCCTTGATGATGTCCAGATAGAAACCGCCCAGGGTGGCCTCGCAGAAGTTATACACCTTCTGGTAAATACGCAGGAAGGCGTAGTTCTCGTAGTCCTCCTGCAGTTCTTCCTGTAGCCGCAGGGCCTTGTCCACCATCCAGCGGTCCAGGGCTATCATGTCTTCCGGTGCGACAGCGTGCTGCTCCGGATCGAAACCGGTAAGGTTGCTGAGCAGGAAGCGGGCTGTGTTACGGATGCGGCGATAGCCGTCCGCTGTCTGCTTGAGGATGTCCTTGGACACCGTCATCTCACCGCTGTAGTCGGTGGCAGACACCCACAGGCGCAGGATATCGGCGCCCAGCTCATTCATCACTTCCTGGGGCGCAATCACGTTACCCAGGGACTTGGACATCTTGCGGCCCTTGCCATCAACGGTAAAGCCGTGGGTCAGCACCTGCTTGTAAGGTGCCACGCCGTTCATCGCGATGGAGGTTTTCAGTGACGACTGGAACCAGCCCCGGTGCTGGTCAGAGCCTTCAAGGTAAAGGTCCGCCGGAAACTGACCCAGCTCTTTGCGGGGACGCAGTACGGACTCGTGTGTGACACCCGAATCAAACCACACATCGAGGGTGTCCATGACCTTTTCATACTGGTCCGCGTCGCTGCCCAGGAAATCTGCAGTGTCGATGTCGTACCAGGCGTCGATGCCGCCCTTCTCGATTTCCTTCGCTACCGCTTCGATCAGGTTCTGGGTGTCCGGATGCAGCTCCTGTGTTTCCTTCTGGATAAACAGGGTGATCGGCACGCCCCAGGTACGCTGGCGCGAAATGCACCAGTCCGGGGACTGCTTGAACATGGCCTCGATACGGTTCTGCCCCCAGGCAGGTACCCAGCGCACACCCTTGATGGCTTCCAGGGCGTCGTTCCGAAGGTTTTCCTTTTCCATGCTGATGAACCACTGGGGCGTGGCGCGATAGATCAGCGGAGTCTTGGTGCGCCAGCAGTGGGGGTAGCTGTGGCTGAACTTCTCGGCCCGCACCAGCTTGCCTTCACGCTCCAGGGCGGAGCACACCGGGTCGTCGGCCTTATAGACGTGCACTCCGGCAAACTCTCCGGCGGCCTGGGTGTAGGTGCCATCGGCCTTGACCAGGCTGATGGTGCCAATGCCGTACGCCTTACCCACTTCAAAGTCTTCCACGCCGTGATCCGGGGCCGTGTGAACGACACCAGTACCCGCGTCGATAGATACATGGTCGCCCAGGATCAGCGGTACCTGCTTGTCATACACCGGATGCTGCAGGGCCAGCTTTTCAAGAGTAGCGCCAGGGACCGTGGCCAGCACTTCAAAGTTCTCCACACCCCAGCGCGCCATGATGCCATCGACCATTTCTGCGGCGACGATCATTCGCTCCTGGCCCTGGCCGGTATCAACCTGCACCAGTGCATAATCGAGCTCGGCGTGAATGGAAACCGCCTGGTTAGCAGGGATGGTCCAGGGGGTAGTTGTCCAGATAACAACCGACACATCGCCCTCACCCTTGTCCGTTCCGAACAGGTCGAGAACCCGTGCCTGATCCACCACGGTGAAGCGAACATCGATCTGTACCGAGGTCTTGTCCTGATATTCCACCTCGGCTTCGGCCAGCGCAGACTGACCCACCACACTCCAGTAAACCGGCTTGAAACCGCGAACCAGATGCCCCTTGGCGACAATTTTACCCAGGGCACGCACAATGCCCGCCTCTACTTTCGGGTCCATGGTCAGGTAGGGCTTTTCCCACTCACCCATCACACCCAGGCGGATAAAGTCTTCTTTCTGACCCGCAATCTGCTTGGTAGCATAGTCGCGACAGGCCTGGCGGAAGGTCTTGTAGTCCACCTTTACTCCGGCCTTGCCGATTTCCTGCTCCACCTTGTGCTCGATAGGCAGTCCATGGCAGTCCCAGCCCGGCACATAAGGCGCGTCGTAGCCCATAAAGCTACGGGACTTGACGATCATGTCCTTGAGGATCTTGTTGACCGCATGACCGATATGAATGCTGCCGTTGGCGTAGGGAGGCCCATCGTGAAGGATGAACTTTTCCCGGCCTTCGCGCTGTTTACGCAGGGTGCCGTAAACATCCAGGTCCTGCCAGCGTTTGAGCATGTCCGGCTCACGCTTGGCGAGGTTACCGCGCATGGGGAAGGCGGTTTCAGGCAGATTCAGAGTGTGCTTGTAGTCGCTCATGGTAAAAGTGCGTAGCTCAGGTTGTTAAATGTCGGTCAGTGTCCGGTGGCTGAGGAGCCATAATCTGCAATCCATGCCCGGGCGTGGTCTAAATCACGGGCAATCTGCTGCTTCAGGGCATCCACCGAGTCGAATTTCACTTCGTCCCGCAGTGCATGGCGGAAAACCACATCAAGTCGCTGGCCGTAAAGTGTGCCAGCAAAGTCAAACAGGTGCACTTCCAGCGAGGGCTGTTTGCCATCCACGGTGGGGCGTAGCCCGATGTTGGCAACGCCGTCCAGTACCCTTCCCCCCTTCAGGGTCGCGCTTACCACATAGACACCTTCCAGGGCAGGCATGTGGGGCAGCAGCAAGTTGGCTGTCGGCGCGCCAATCTGGCGTCCGAGCTGACGTCCGTATACCACTCTCCCGCGGATGCGGTACGGGTGGCCAAGCAGAGCTTCAGCTTCCTCGATCCGGTTCTCGGCCAACACATTGCGGATCCGGGTGCTGCTGACCCGCTCACCGTTGACAGTGACTGTGCGGGTGTTCTCAACCGTGAACCCCCGCTGGTCGCCCACTTCCCGTAGCAACGCAAAGTCACCGGCACGGTCGCAGCCGAAACGGAAATCATCTCCCACCACCAGATGGCGGACTCCGAGGCCATCAATCAGTACGTCTTCAATAAACCCCATGCCGGAGTAACTCCGGAACCGCTCG
The DNA window shown above is from Marinobacter sp. SS13-12 and carries:
- a CDS encoding PilW family protein gives rise to the protein MTTVTKQKGLSIVELMVALTLGLILTAGLVQIFSGNQRSFIVGDASNRVQETGRMTTEFISRAVRNADYWGCIPRENVANKLDNTHPAYQASTDLFSFSDGFMAYQSDGSTLGLSGTDALILRGVGGSGDVQITEVMPNSSANLKVNTVSGISESDILLISDCIAGDIFQVTGTQTGANEGINHNTGSSVVPGNGKPRDGVDVTVDNNCPGNASNCLSKQYDESAQIYNPYYYQFFLSADANGRRALFRKNGAAAAQEIMDGIWDLQMRVGIDSGLSNGEITQWIEIDGPTALSAAAAGDVVAVQLSLLARSPENNIVDAPPKLCYPSWTDCSGGPNYDVSTEVAADSRHLYRVFTTTATIRNRILRVEQQ
- the pilV gene encoding type IV pilus modification protein PilV, coding for MRLTSSACQRFHRERGFTMIEVLVAMIILAIGLLGVAGIQALSLKQTSNSAVRSLVTMHAYDLSERMRSEFDDVTAFEKTLSSTCSGCDTKLSAWQSRLLEDVPTASSAVDVTNNANLTFAEITVNWTERGLGNDALAQSYTLYVRLR
- a CDS encoding GspH/FimT family pseudopilin gives rise to the protein MVTRKKTSGFTLIELMITVALVGVIAAFAVPSFANLIANSRLASASNDVVGVLNYARSQAVKEGRRVIVSATDGANWANGISVWIDRNGNGSMQDAEELRRTSAAGGAVTISSSSNFMFTGGGLLPNGSGAVTMQICDDRNGESGSSITVTLGGRIRSEDLTCG
- the ispH gene encoding 4-hydroxy-3-methylbut-2-enyl diphosphate reductase, whose product is MQIRLANPRGFCAGVDRAIEIVNRALDVFGAPIYVRHEVVHNKFVVDNLRNRGAIFVDELEEVPDDKLVIFSAHGVSQAVQKEAARRGLKVFDATCPLVTKVHLEVMKYSRDGRECILIGHHGHPEVEGTMGQYDHSNGGEIYLVEDEKDVAGLVVKDPSKLSYVTQTTLSMDDTARVIDALREKFPEIQGPRKDDICYATQNRQDAVKQLAGDCDLMLVVGSPNSSNSNRLRELAERMGTPAYLIDEASQIDPQWLAGKTSVGVTAGASAPEVLVNDVIARLRDLGGDMPEEVSGREENIVFSMPRELRIDVVEVS
- the fkpB gene encoding FKBP-type peptidyl-prolyl cis-trans isomerase is translated as MKELPIDQGTRVTLHFALKFSDGEIIDSTFEKEPATLEIGDDNLPENFEAYLMGMMAGERNSYEVPPEKAFGQHNPNNVQTFKRSEFSADMVLEKGVMISFADARQSELPGVVSRVEGDQVEVDFNHPLAGRTLTFEVEIIDVEPVGAAH
- the lspA gene encoding signal peptidase II, giving the protein MSDTEITGSKLRWLWLAVLVIVLDLGTKAMATAMLTYGNPVPVMPMFNLTLLHNTGAAFSFLAGAAGWQRWFFVTLALVVSVVLVVWLKSLRRHETWSAIAIVLILGGALGNVYDRVVHGYVVDFLHFYWNDYHFPAFNIADTAITIGAGMMILDIFRKPRESDGDPE
- the ileS gene encoding isoleucine--tRNA ligase → MSDYKHTLNLPETAFPMRGNLAKREPDMLKRWQDLDVYGTLRKQREGREKFILHDGPPYANGSIHIGHAVNKILKDMIVKSRSFMGYDAPYVPGWDCHGLPIEHKVEQEIGKAGVKVDYKTFRQACRDYATKQIAGQKEDFIRLGVMGEWEKPYLTMDPKVEAGIVRALGKIVAKGHLVRGFKPVYWSVVGQSALAEAEVEYQDKTSVQIDVRFTVVDQARVLDLFGTDKGEGDVSVVIWTTTPWTIPANQAVSIHAELDYALVQVDTGQGQERMIVAAEMVDGIMARWGVENFEVLATVPGATLEKLALQHPVYDKQVPLILGDHVSIDAGTGVVHTAPDHGVEDFEVGKAYGIGTISLVKADGTYTQAAGEFAGVHVYKADDPVCSALEREGKLVRAEKFSHSYPHCWRTKTPLIYRATPQWFISMEKENLRNDALEAIKGVRWVPAWGQNRIEAMFKQSPDWCISRQRTWGVPITLFIQKETQELHPDTQNLIEAVAKEIEKGGIDAWYDIDTADFLGSDADQYEKVMDTLDVWFDSGVTHESVLRPRKELGQFPADLYLEGSDQHRGWFQSSLKTSIAMNGVAPYKQVLTHGFTVDGKGRKMSKSLGNVIAPQEVMNELGADILRLWVSATDYSGEMTVSKDILKQTADGYRRIRNTARFLLSNLTGFDPEQHAVAPEDMIALDRWMVDKALRLQEELQEDYENYAFLRIYQKVYNFCEATLGGFYLDIIKDRQYTTQADSRERRSCQTALYHVAEALVRWIAPILSFTADEIWQHLPGKRGDTVFYETWYVGLTALPDNVELGRDYWSRIYSVKEAVNKCLEESRGRGEIKGSLSAEVTLYCEGDLAQDLNYLGEELRFVLITSEASVKPVSEAGDAEQTSHEGLLVKVAPASHAKCERCWHHRADVGQSEQYSDLCGRCVTNVEGQGESRSFA
- the ribF gene encoding bifunctional riboflavin kinase/FAD synthetase, giving the protein MRLIRGLTNLKHFAQQADGPLANGCVATIGNFDGVHLGHQTIIDQVHEKALELGVPSIVMVFEPQPREFFQGREAPPRLMAFRQKFESLLASGIDIVLCLRFNERFRSYSGMGFIEDVLIDGLGVRHLVVGDDFRFGCDRAGDFALLREVGDQRGFTVENTRTVTVNGERVSSTRIRNVLAENRIEEAEALLGHPYRIRGRVVYGRQLGRQIGAPTANLLLPHMPALEGVYVVSATLKGGRVLDGVANIGLRPTVDGKQPSLEVHLFDFAGTLYGQRLDVVFRHALRDEVKFDSVDALKQQIARDLDHARAWIADYGSSATGH